One Methylophaga marina DNA window includes the following coding sequences:
- the rpsI gene encoding 30S ribosomal protein S9: protein MADSYYATGRRKSSTARVFLKPGSGNISINTRTLEDYFGRETSRMVVRQPLELVDMLEKFDLKITVRGGGNNGQAGAIRHGISRALVEYDNELKAELRKAGFITRDARAVERKKIGLHKARKRPQFSKR from the coding sequence ATGGCAGATTCATACTACGCTACAGGTCGCCGCAAAAGCTCAACAGCTCGAGTTTTCCTGAAACCAGGCAGCGGCAACATTTCAATTAATACTCGCACACTTGAAGATTATTTCGGTCGTGAAACTTCTCGCATGGTGGTTCGTCAGCCGTTAGAGCTAGTCGACATGCTTGAAAAATTTGACCTTAAAATCACCGTTCGTGGCGGTGGTAACAATGGTCAAGCTGGCGCGATTCGTCACGGCATCAGTCGTGCATTGGTCGAATACGACAACGAATTAAAAGCAGAGTTACGTAAAGCTGGCTTCATCACTCGTGATGCTCGTGCCGTTGAACGTAAGAAAATTGGTCTTCACAAAGCACGTAAACGTCCACAGTTCTCAAAACGTTAA
- the rplM gene encoding 50S ribosomal protein L13: MKTISAKPAEVRRDWFVIDADGKTLGRMATEIARRLRGKHKAIYTPHVDTGDYIVVINAEKLRVSGNKMKDKIYYHHTGHIGGIKSISLEKQLDKAPERVIQTAVKGMLPKNPLGRAMFGKLKVYAGAEHPHTAQQPKVLEI; encoded by the coding sequence ATGAAAACCATAAGTGCAAAACCAGCAGAAGTTCGTCGTGACTGGTTCGTTATTGATGCTGACGGCAAAACATTAGGCCGTATGGCTACTGAAATCGCACGTCGTTTACGTGGAAAGCATAAAGCTATCTACACACCACATGTCGACACTGGCGATTACATTGTTGTTATCAACGCTGAAAAACTGCGTGTATCTGGTAACAAAATGAAAGATAAAATTTATTATCACCACACAGGTCATATCGGTGGTATCAAGTCTATCTCGCTGGAGAAACAACTCGATAAAGCACCTGAGCGTGTTATCCAGACGGCTGTCAAAGGTATGCTTCCTAAAAACCCGCTGGGTCGCGCAATGTTCGGCAAACTGAAAGTTTACGCTGGCGCAGAACACCCTCACACAGCTCAACAGCCTAAAGTGCTGGAAATCTAA
- a CDS encoding undecaprenyl-diphosphate phosphatase, giving the protein MDLLHIIALALLQGLTEFLPISSSAHLILLPIIANWQDQGLAFDVAVHVGTLLAVMIYFRQTIKTLIADWFQSLAQKQTVGDSKLAWAVLFGTIPVGLAGLLLGDLVETSLRSPLVIATTTVVFGLLLGWADWRGKRIRSENKLNWFDVLFIGIAQAIALIPGTSRSGITITAGLMLGLTREAAARFSFLLSIPVIVLAGGLKIIELIESQLVIDWFSLCAGALFSAVSAYLCIFLFLKMLDRIGMWPFVIYRLVLGAILFWLFT; this is encoded by the coding sequence ATGGATTTGCTACATATTATTGCCTTGGCCTTATTACAAGGTCTGACTGAGTTCTTGCCCATCTCCAGCTCAGCTCACCTTATTTTATTACCCATTATTGCTAACTGGCAGGATCAAGGACTTGCTTTTGATGTGGCCGTTCATGTCGGCACATTGTTGGCTGTCATGATTTATTTTCGCCAGACCATAAAAACATTGATCGCTGACTGGTTTCAATCCCTTGCGCAAAAACAAACCGTAGGGGACAGCAAATTAGCTTGGGCAGTATTGTTTGGCACCATTCCTGTTGGCTTGGCAGGCTTACTTTTAGGTGATTTGGTTGAAACCAGCTTACGTAGTCCTCTTGTCATAGCCACTACGACTGTTGTGTTTGGTTTACTGTTAGGTTGGGCGGATTGGCGAGGAAAGCGTATTCGAAGTGAAAATAAACTCAATTGGTTTGATGTTTTATTTATAGGTATTGCTCAAGCGATTGCACTTATTCCAGGTACTTCACGCTCTGGAATTACAATTACAGCAGGCTTGATGCTTGGTTTAACGCGTGAAGCTGCCGCACGTTTCTCCTTTTTATTGTCTATCCCCGTTATCGTTCTAGCGGGTGGATTGAAAATTATTGAACTAATAGAGTCACAACTTGTGATAGACTGGTTTTCTTTATGTGCTGGCGCATTATTTTCTGCCGTTAGCGCCTATCTGTGTATTTTCTTATTTCTTAAAATGCTTGATCGTATAGGGATGTGGCCATTCGTCATATATCGTTTGGTGCTTGGCGCAATATTGTTTTGGTTGTTTACTTAA
- a CDS encoding FAD/FMN-binding oxidoreductase encodes MSNRIREIPYNYTSFSDREIVIRFLGEPMWEVLQQLSEQRKTGRSAKMLFEVLGDMWVIQRNPFIQDDLVENQKRWGSLRHALHHRLDQIRNRAEENNNELALQLEKSARQAVERFERNLLSTAERRKMVMRRLSKTTKKHNIQFDGLARVSHVTDATDWRVEYPLAVVTPDSEEEMAKIIAACIDLGLTVIPRGGGTGYTGGAIPLTAESVVVNTEKLEGLGDVVYRHIPGREEKVPTVRAEAGVVTRRVSDLADRNGLVFAVDPTSQDASTIGGNVAMNAGGKKAVMWGTALDNLLSWRMVTPDATWMEVERLNHNLSKIHDIEFAEFKVTRFQPDGKTVIGEPEVMKIPAKELRKIGLGKDVTNKFLGGLPGIQKEGCDGLITSSVFVLHRMPDYIRTVCLEFFGNDLSKAVPAIVETKDYLDNNKNVLLAGMEHLDERYVKAVDYSTKAPRSVAPKMVLLIDVVGDDEDAVAEACSEVVRLANARDGEGFVAASPEARKRFWADRSRTAAIARHTNAFKINEDVVIPLDRLAEYNDGIERINIVQSTRNKLKTAKAVKTYLSSNPKELKDCGNKDLGDSAENDAIVNSKNEAACKHVDVVMARWQKILDSLDTPAVELADLLSDTAKANIVDGDTLFDVLQRRDLRISYREEMEKPLKELFQGQALSVLRNKLDSIHKENRSGRLFVATHMHAGDGNVHTNIPVNSNDYEMMHDAEGIVDEVMELASRLGGVISGEHGIGLTKMQYLDKATIDAFAGYKQKVDPNGHFNAGKLLAGSGLDNAYTPSLRLLEQEALILEASDLGDINNDIKDCLRCGKCKPECTTHVPRANLLYSPRNKILGTGLIIEAFLYEEQTRRGISVRHFEEMNDVADHCTVCHRCLNPCPVNIDFGDVSIKLREVLKKQGKRRPNIGTWTSMAYLNATDPLTVKIMRKTMIEWGYQAQKMAHGVAKTLGLLGSKKKRPMPTTGKTPIREQVVHFMKKPMPTGLPTQTTRAMLGVEDEKMIPILRDPKKVNDESDAVFYFPGCGSERLFSQVGLATLAMLYEVGTETVLPPGYLCCGYPQASTGDQEKATSISTSNQVLFHRLANTLNYMDIKTVIVSCGTCMDQLLKYQFEAIFPGCRLLDIHEYLMEKGVKLEGVEGVQYMYHDPCHTPMKTYQPTSVASTLMGQDVALNDRCCGEAGSFAVARPDIATQVRFRKEEEITKGIQDLTGQDKAKNGNVKMLTSCPACQQGLSRYSEDTGIDTDYIVVEIAKHLKGDNWHKDFIDSVKQGGIERVLL; translated from the coding sequence ATGTCTAACCGAATTCGCGAGATTCCGTACAACTATACCTCATTTTCTGATCGTGAAATCGTCATTCGTTTCCTAGGGGAACCAATGTGGGAGGTTTTGCAGCAGCTAAGTGAGCAGCGCAAAACTGGCCGCTCAGCAAAAATGCTGTTTGAAGTATTAGGTGATATGTGGGTCATTCAACGTAACCCATTTATTCAGGATGATTTAGTTGAAAACCAAAAACGCTGGGGCTCACTTCGTCATGCTTTGCATCATCGATTGGACCAAATTCGCAATCGCGCTGAAGAAAATAACAATGAATTGGCTTTACAGCTGGAGAAAAGTGCTCGACAAGCTGTAGAACGCTTCGAACGTAACTTATTAAGCACTGCTGAGCGTAGAAAAATGGTGATGCGTCGTTTATCGAAAACGACAAAAAAACACAATATCCAGTTTGACGGTCTGGCACGTGTTTCCCACGTCACTGATGCGACCGACTGGCGTGTTGAATATCCACTTGCGGTAGTCACGCCCGATTCAGAAGAAGAGATGGCAAAAATTATTGCTGCCTGTATCGACCTAGGTCTGACAGTCATTCCGCGTGGTGGCGGTACTGGTTATACCGGTGGTGCTATTCCATTAACGGCAGAGAGTGTTGTCGTCAACACCGAAAAACTGGAAGGATTAGGTGATGTTGTTTACCGCCATATTCCTGGTCGTGAAGAAAAAGTACCAACCGTCCGCGCTGAAGCGGGCGTGGTCACACGCCGCGTATCTGATTTAGCCGATCGTAATGGATTAGTGTTTGCTGTTGATCCCACCTCGCAAGATGCCTCGACTATCGGTGGTAATGTCGCGATGAATGCAGGCGGTAAAAAAGCGGTTATGTGGGGCACGGCGCTCGACAATCTGCTCTCATGGAGAATGGTGACGCCGGATGCTACCTGGATGGAAGTCGAACGGCTTAATCATAATCTGAGCAAAATTCATGATATCGAGTTCGCTGAGTTCAAAGTAACGCGTTTTCAACCGGACGGTAAAACGGTTATTGGCGAACCCGAGGTGATGAAAATTCCAGCCAAAGAGTTACGAAAAATTGGCTTAGGGAAAGATGTCACCAATAAATTCCTTGGTGGTTTGCCGGGCATACAAAAAGAAGGCTGTGATGGCTTAATCACGTCTTCGGTTTTTGTTCTGCACCGCATGCCGGATTATATCCGTACCGTTTGTCTGGAGTTTTTTGGTAACGATCTGAGTAAAGCTGTGCCAGCAATTGTGGAGACGAAAGACTATCTCGACAATAACAAAAACGTGCTGCTGGCAGGGATGGAGCATCTTGATGAGCGCTATGTCAAAGCGGTTGACTATTCAACTAAAGCCCCACGCTCTGTCGCACCGAAGATGGTCTTGCTGATTGATGTGGTTGGTGATGATGAAGATGCGGTAGCAGAAGCATGCTCTGAAGTGGTTCGACTGGCTAATGCCCGTGATGGTGAAGGTTTTGTGGCTGCCAGTCCTGAAGCTCGCAAGCGTTTTTGGGCTGACCGTTCACGGACTGCAGCGATTGCGCGTCATACTAACGCCTTCAAAATTAACGAAGATGTGGTTATTCCTCTGGACCGCTTGGCTGAATACAACGACGGTATTGAACGTATCAATATTGTTCAGTCCACACGCAATAAGCTGAAAACAGCAAAAGCCGTGAAAACGTATTTGAGTTCTAATCCAAAAGAACTGAAAGACTGTGGCAATAAAGATTTGGGTGATAGCGCTGAAAACGATGCCATCGTGAATTCCAAGAATGAAGCCGCATGTAAACATGTTGATGTGGTCATGGCTCGCTGGCAGAAAATATTAGATAGTCTGGATACACCTGCTGTTGAGCTGGCTGACTTACTATCGGATACAGCAAAAGCAAATATCGTTGATGGCGATACCTTATTTGATGTACTGCAACGTCGTGATTTACGCATTTCATATCGCGAGGAAATGGAAAAACCCTTAAAAGAGTTATTCCAGGGACAAGCGCTGAGTGTATTAAGGAATAAACTGGATAGTATTCACAAAGAAAACCGTTCAGGCCGTTTATTTGTCGCCACGCATATGCATGCTGGTGATGGTAATGTTCACACAAATATTCCGGTTAACTCCAATGACTATGAAATGATGCATGATGCTGAAGGTATTGTGGATGAAGTCATGGAGCTGGCATCACGACTGGGTGGTGTTATTTCTGGTGAGCACGGTATAGGACTGACCAAAATGCAGTATCTGGATAAAGCCACGATCGATGCATTTGCTGGTTATAAACAGAAAGTCGACCCGAACGGTCATTTCAATGCGGGTAAATTATTGGCAGGCTCTGGTCTGGATAATGCCTACACACCGTCATTGCGTTTGTTAGAACAGGAAGCTTTGATTCTTGAAGCCAGTGATCTGGGTGACATCAACAATGATATTAAAGATTGTCTGAGATGCGGTAAATGTAAACCTGAGTGTACAACACACGTGCCTCGAGCCAACTTGCTGTATTCACCACGAAATAAGATTCTTGGTACTGGTTTGATTATTGAAGCCTTCCTGTACGAAGAACAAACACGTCGTGGTATCTCTGTACGTCACTTTGAAGAAATGAATGATGTGGCGGACCACTGTACGGTGTGTCATCGTTGTCTGAACCCTTGTCCGGTCAATATCGACTTTGGTGATGTCAGTATTAAGTTACGCGAAGTGCTGAAGAAACAAGGCAAACGTCGACCCAATATTGGTACCTGGACGTCAATGGCGTATCTGAATGCGACTGATCCACTCACCGTGAAAATCATGCGTAAAACCATGATCGAATGGGGGTATCAGGCTCAGAAAATGGCACATGGTGTTGCCAAAACGCTGGGCTTATTGGGAAGTAAGAAAAAACGACCCATGCCGACGACGGGTAAAACGCCGATTCGTGAGCAAGTCGTTCATTTCATGAAAAAACCGATGCCAACTGGCTTACCAACGCAAACAACACGTGCGATGTTGGGGGTCGAAGATGAGAAGATGATCCCGATTCTCCGTGACCCGAAAAAGGTCAATGATGAATCAGATGCGGTGTTCTATTTCCCTGGTTGTGGTTCTGAGCGCTTGTTCAGTCAGGTAGGCTTGGCTACTTTAGCTATGCTCTACGAAGTGGGCACTGAAACAGTACTTCCACCAGGCTATCTATGCTGTGGTTACCCACAAGCATCAACGGGTGATCAGGAAAAAGCGACATCGATTTCGACATCAAACCAGGTATTATTCCATCGTCTGGCTAATACACTGAATTATATGGATATTAAGACGGTTATTGTGTCTTGTGGTACCTGTATGGATCAATTGCTGAAGTATCAGTTTGAAGCGATCTTCCCTGGCTGTCGTCTGTTGGATATTCACGAATACCTGATGGAAAAAGGTGTGAAACTGGAAGGTGTGGAAGGAGTACAGTATATGTACCATGATCCTTGTCATACACCAATGAAAACCTATCAGCCGACTTCGGTAGCGAGCACATTGATGGGACAAGATGTGGCATTGAATGACCGTTGCTGTGGTGAAGCCGGCTCGTTTGCTGTGGCGCGTCCAGATATTGCGACTCAGGTGCGTTTCCGTAAAGAAGAGGAAATCACTAAAGGGATTCAGGATCTGACTGGTCAGGATAAAGCGAAAAATGGCAATGTAAAAATGCTGACCTCATGTCCTGCCTGTCAACAAGGTCTGAGCCGTTATAGTGAAGATACTGGGATTGATACTGACTACATCGTCGTGGAAATTGCCAAGCACCTGAAAGGGGATAACTGGCATAAAGACTTTATCGACAGTGTGAAACAAGGTGGTATCGAACGCGTCTTACTTTAA
- a CDS encoding HopJ type III effector protein, whose protein sequence is MAMKETIPTLIKLDQSTKLEKISPDLLMNNGDNMELQSFITQLKTQPESIEFEDTMSVIDANYVFTPTAFKNGGTTNEAGQNNGSCKILGFGKKHSLSVDDTLACFGKYYREDVLANPTGDDHQNIRHFMKTGWDGVIFEGDPLTAL, encoded by the coding sequence ATGGCTATGAAAGAGACTATACCGACCTTAATTAAGTTAGATCAGAGCACCAAATTAGAGAAAATTTCACCCGATTTATTAATGAACAATGGAGATAATATGGAATTGCAGTCTTTTATCACGCAATTAAAAACTCAACCAGAAAGTATAGAGTTTGAAGACACAATGTCGGTCATCGATGCAAATTATGTCTTTACGCCTACCGCATTTAAAAATGGTGGAACCACGAATGAAGCCGGACAAAATAACGGCTCATGCAAAATTCTTGGATTTGGCAAAAAGCATTCGCTAAGCGTTGACGACACTTTGGCTTGCTTTGGTAAGTATTATCGAGAGGATGTATTAGCTAACCCAACAGGTGATGATCATCAAAATATCCGTCATTTTATGAAGACGGGTTGGGATGGTGTCATCTTTGAAGGCGATCCATTAACTGCTCTTTAA
- a CDS encoding YbaN family protein: MKTRIKHLILICLGWMFVSLGIIGVILPLMPTTIFLILALGCFAESSPRFHQMLLDHKWFGPPLKQWQHTHSMRRDVKKKVYLIVVLSFAISIGAVWGHVWLQLMLFVIGLVLLACLSRIKESN, translated from the coding sequence ATGAAGACACGCATCAAACATCTCATTTTAATCTGCTTGGGTTGGATGTTTGTCAGTCTTGGCATCATTGGCGTTATTTTACCTTTGATGCCAACCACGATTTTTCTGATTTTAGCGCTGGGATGTTTTGCTGAAAGCTCACCTCGTTTTCACCAAATGCTGCTCGATCATAAGTGGTTTGGTCCCCCTTTGAAGCAGTGGCAACACACGCATAGCATGCGTCGTGATGTAAAAAAGAAAGTATATCTAATTGTCGTTTTGTCTTTTGCTATTTCAATCGGTGCTGTCTGGGGTCATGTCTGGTTACAGCTCATGTTGTTTGTCATAGGGCTGGTTCTGTTAGCTTGTCTTTCTCGTATAAAAGAATCCAATTGA
- the efpL gene encoding elongation factor P-like protein EfpL: MPKASDLKRGMVVEVHDEPYVVKDIDIRNPSSRGASTLYKVRFNHLKTKQKRDESFKGEDFLKEVDCERLLVQFSYQDGDSYIFMNNESYEQYAINAADIEDALGFIHDGLDNIVAVLLEQQLVAIELPAAVSLTIVETSPGIKGATAAARTKPATLSTGLEVQVPEYIENGEIIRVNTDTGKFMSRA; this comes from the coding sequence ATGCCCAAGGCCAGTGATCTTAAACGTGGAATGGTAGTCGAAGTGCATGATGAGCCTTATGTTGTTAAGGATATTGATATTCGTAACCCATCTTCACGCGGCGCATCCACACTTTATAAAGTTCGTTTTAACCATCTTAAAACCAAACAAAAACGTGATGAATCTTTCAAAGGGGAGGACTTCCTTAAAGAAGTCGACTGTGAGCGTCTGCTAGTGCAGTTCTCTTATCAGGATGGTGACAGTTATATTTTCATGAATAACGAAAGCTATGAACAATATGCGATTAATGCTGCTGATATTGAAGATGCGCTAGGCTTTATTCATGATGGCTTGGACAATATTGTGGCGGTTTTATTAGAACAACAACTCGTTGCTATTGAGTTGCCAGCCGCGGTGTCATTGACTATCGTTGAAACTTCACCGGGTATAAAAGGTGCTACTGCTGCGGCGCGAACTAAACCAGCCACATTATCAACAGGACTGGAAGTTCAAGTGCCAGAGTATATCGAGAATGGTGAAATTATCCGGGTCAATACTGACACAGGTAAATTTATGTCGAGAGCGTAA
- the ylqF gene encoding ribosome biogenesis GTPase YlqF — MAIQWYPGHMHKASKEIKEILPQVDLIIEVLDARIPFSSQNPMLAEIRKDKPCIKLLNKFDLADVSLTERWQQYFEQQSHTKTLTMVAQQYDGIADLLTLCRNMVPAKAEAGRPINTMIMGIPNVGKSTLINSLAGRQIAKTGNEPAITKMQQRIRLEQGVVLHDTPGVLWPNLENPHGGYRLAVTGAIKETAIDNDDIALYAVEYLMKAYPAQLKERFGLSELSEHALENMETIGTKRGCLRSGGRVDLDRAAKIILTELRAGMLGRITMETPEMIEAEWQQVLVAREEKAAKKAARKNNRKKR, encoded by the coding sequence ATGGCAATTCAGTGGTATCCCGGCCATATGCACAAAGCCAGTAAAGAAATAAAAGAGATTCTGCCTCAGGTGGATCTGATTATTGAAGTGCTGGATGCCCGAATTCCTTTCAGTAGCCAGAATCCTATGCTGGCAGAGATTCGCAAGGATAAACCTTGCATCAAATTATTAAATAAATTTGATCTCGCGGATGTTTCTCTCACTGAGCGCTGGCAGCAGTATTTTGAACAACAGAGTCATACCAAGACATTAACCATGGTGGCTCAGCAATATGACGGTATCGCTGATTTGCTTACACTATGTAGAAATATGGTGCCAGCAAAAGCAGAAGCGGGTAGACCAATCAATACGATGATTATGGGGATTCCCAATGTGGGAAAATCAACATTGATTAATAGCCTGGCCGGTAGGCAAATTGCTAAGACAGGAAATGAACCTGCTATCACCAAAATGCAGCAGCGGATTCGCCTGGAGCAAGGTGTCGTTTTGCATGATACCCCTGGCGTGTTATGGCCAAACCTAGAAAATCCTCATGGCGGCTATCGTTTGGCAGTCACAGGTGCAATCAAAGAAACAGCAATTGATAATGATGATATTGCTTTATATGCCGTTGAATATCTAATGAAAGCCTATCCGGCTCAACTCAAAGAACGATTTGGCTTGTCTGAACTTTCAGAGCATGCACTTGAAAACATGGAAACTATCGGCACAAAACGCGGGTGTTTACGATCTGGTGGCCGAGTGGACTTAGATCGCGCAGCGAAAATTATTCTGACAGAGTTAAGAGCCGGTATGTTGGGTAGGATAACGATGGAAACACCTGAGATGATTGAAGCTGAATGGCAACAGGTTTTAGTGGCTCGGGAAGAAAAAGCAGCAAAAAAAGCAGCCAGAAAAAATAATAGAAAGAAGAGATAA
- a CDS encoding Slp family lipoprotein — protein sequence MMRLLTSILSLSLLVACSYMSPSIKPPAEGDLSLQQVAMDIQANSGKRVRWGGKIIAVENTDQQSEILVVQFPLNRAGRPDDSLNSDGRFYVRSANFLDPEVYKPDSFITVLGQVVDEKKMTVDQKQLTLPVIQLLKDQRWPANNSVSGLPYNPKHDWPFVGYGYYGTGSYSP from the coding sequence ATGATGCGTTTATTAACAAGCATACTGTCTTTATCTTTATTGGTGGCCTGTAGTTATATGTCACCCTCGATAAAACCACCGGCAGAGGGGGATCTATCACTTCAACAAGTCGCTATGGATATTCAGGCTAATAGCGGTAAACGTGTACGTTGGGGAGGCAAAATTATTGCCGTCGAGAACACCGACCAACAATCAGAAATACTGGTTGTCCAGTTTCCTCTTAATCGTGCTGGACGACCTGATGATAGCCTTAACAGCGATGGTCGGTTTTATGTGCGGAGTGCCAACTTTCTTGATCCGGAAGTTTACAAACCAGATAGTTTTATTACCGTTTTAGGGCAGGTCGTTGACGAGAAAAAAATGACCGTTGATCAAAAGCAACTCACTTTACCTGTGATTCAATTACTCAAAGATCAGCGTTGGCCTGCCAATAATTCCGTTTCAGGTCTGCCATATAACCCTAAACATGACTGGCCATTTGTCGGTTATGGCTACTATGGAACGGGATCCTACTCCCCATAA
- a CDS encoding TonB-dependent receptor family protein — translation MKSRLTVLASGVALATSIGLYSSSSIAEGKAAELDTVTVIGDDEAARKLPGSAAVVSHEQLRTEATTDIHQVLKTVPGVYIQEEDGFGLRPNIGIRAASPERSQNITLMEDGVLIAPAPYSNPAAYYFPTTSRLHSIEVLKGAPLLRYGPQTVGGVVNLVSTPIPETNQGSAMFMMNDRGSADLHLNYGGKTGPWGYSIETAQRHYQGFKDIDRNDDNSGFQLEDYVAKLSWEGERNKFLFKIQRSMENSDETYAGLTDVDFHRDENRRYGLTHIDEMDNQHTGINLTHVFDWSDNLTSTVTAYRNEFKRNWFKFDGDYDRASPTSDGSDIIADANAGNANAIGILRGTIDEENLLYKNNNRTYDSYGVQANFNWLVGEHDVNFGARQHYDETDRFQPVEVYDQVNGQLVYQGTNAVGSSDNRLEEAQALSLWITDDYQVTERLLLNLSLRMEDVETKARRYAGGAARSSVTDRVDNDYREYLAGISGTFDLTDNWQVLAGFHEGMIPLSAGAEDGTEPGKSDNYELGLRFNHGVFYGEAIAFYSDFSNLVEQCSVAAPCSNDAESGSFSVGGAKVKGLEFQAGTLFTAGDFLIPVDLAYTYTDAETTSGDEFASGQQLQNIPENIFSIRVGLEHNNGWNNYAVLKYIDETCVSIGCNKSDSRLDKNDALTTVDLISRYQFSRGPEVFVKVENLFDRQEIISRSPFGARPNIERTVWAGLIVDF, via the coding sequence GTGAAATCAAGACTGACTGTGTTGGCAAGTGGTGTAGCGCTTGCGACTTCTATCGGCCTTTATTCATCATCGTCAATTGCTGAGGGTAAGGCTGCCGAGTTAGATACTGTAACGGTTATTGGTGACGATGAAGCTGCACGTAAATTACCAGGTTCAGCAGCTGTCGTTAGTCATGAGCAATTAAGGACCGAAGCAACAACAGATATTCATCAGGTGTTGAAAACTGTACCAGGCGTTTATATTCAAGAAGAAGATGGGTTTGGGCTTCGTCCTAATATTGGTATCCGTGCAGCCTCGCCAGAACGCAGTCAGAATATTACTTTGATGGAAGATGGTGTGCTGATTGCGCCGGCTCCATACTCAAATCCCGCAGCATATTATTTTCCTACCACATCAAGATTGCACTCTATTGAAGTGCTTAAAGGGGCGCCATTACTGCGTTACGGTCCTCAAACCGTGGGCGGTGTTGTCAATTTAGTATCCACTCCGATTCCTGAAACTAATCAAGGCAGTGCGATGTTTATGATGAACGATCGGGGCTCTGCTGATTTGCATCTCAATTATGGCGGTAAAACTGGTCCATGGGGCTACTCTATTGAAACAGCTCAGCGCCATTATCAAGGGTTTAAAGATATTGACCGTAATGATGATAACAGTGGCTTTCAACTTGAAGATTACGTCGCTAAACTCTCATGGGAAGGTGAACGTAATAAGTTCTTATTTAAAATTCAACGTTCGATGGAAAACTCTGATGAAACTTATGCCGGGTTGACTGATGTAGATTTCCATCGTGATGAAAACCGTCGCTATGGACTGACTCATATCGATGAGATGGATAACCAACACACTGGTATTAACCTGACTCATGTGTTTGACTGGAGCGATAACCTTACCTCTACCGTCACAGCCTATCGTAATGAGTTCAAGCGTAACTGGTTTAAATTCGATGGTGATTACGATAGAGCAAGCCCAACTAGTGATGGTAGCGATATCATCGCTGATGCGAATGCTGGTAATGCGAATGCTATTGGTATACTCCGAGGCACTATCGACGAAGAGAATCTCCTATATAAAAACAATAACCGTACATACGATTCATACGGTGTGCAGGCTAACTTCAACTGGCTGGTAGGTGAGCATGATGTCAACTTTGGTGCCCGCCAGCATTATGATGAGACGGATCGTTTCCAACCAGTAGAAGTGTATGACCAGGTTAATGGTCAGCTTGTCTATCAGGGCACAAATGCAGTTGGCTCCAGTGACAACCGTCTTGAAGAAGCTCAAGCACTCAGTCTCTGGATTACAGATGATTATCAAGTCACTGAGCGTTTGTTATTGAACTTGTCATTGCGAATGGAAGATGTTGAGACTAAAGCGCGCCGGTATGCTGGTGGTGCAGCTCGATCATCAGTGACCGATAGAGTGGATAATGATTACCGTGAATATCTTGCTGGTATCTCCGGGACGTTTGATCTGACCGACAACTGGCAGGTTCTCGCAGGTTTTCACGAAGGGATGATTCCACTTAGTGCTGGTGCAGAAGATGGTACTGAGCCGGGTAAGAGTGACAATTATGAACTTGGTCTGCGCTTCAACCATGGCGTATTCTATGGTGAAGCCATTGCTTTCTATTCAGATTTCAGCAACCTGGTGGAGCAATGTTCAGTCGCCGCACCATGTAGTAATGATGCTGAATCAGGTTCTTTCAGTGTCGGTGGTGCCAAAGTTAAAGGTCTTGAATTTCAAGCCGGGACTTTATTCACTGCGGGCGACTTCTTGATTCCTGTTGATCTGGCTTATACCTATACCGACGCCGAAACGACCTCCGGTGATGAATTTGCCAGTGGTCAGCAATTACAAAATATTCCTGAGAATATTTTCAGTATTCGGGTCGGTTTAGAGCACAATAATGGCTGGAATAACTATGCCGTCCTGAAGTATATCGATGAGACCTGTGTATCGATTGGTTGTAATAAATCTGACAGCCGACTAGATAAAAATGATGCATTGACTACAGTGGATCTGATTAGCCGTTATCAGTTTTCCAGGGGACCTGAAGTGTTTGTAAAAGTGGAAAACTTGTTTGATAGACAGGAAATCATTTCACGTAGCCCGTTTGGTGCTCGTCCGAATATCGAAAGAACGGTTTGGGCAGGATTAATAGTAGACTTCTAG